In Caldivirga sp., a single genomic region encodes these proteins:
- a CDS encoding winged helix-turn-helix domain-containing protein yields MRRINAYKLLTSNKLIMIGYDKDLRRLLIWLIGGSRGGLMRYKILKALRERPMNPNQLAKFLNVNYRTVIYHLEILERNGLVTKAGDGYGAPYLISDELNDKWSILINVVRIIGLKDSGGDE; encoded by the coding sequence ATGAGAAGGATAAATGCTTATAAACTACTAACGAGCAATAAACTGATAATGATTGGTTACGATAAGGATTTAAGGAGATTGTTGATTTGGCTAATAGGTGGCTCTAGGGGTGGTTTAATGAGGTATAAGATTCTTAAGGCTCTTAGGGAGAGACCAATGAACCCTAACCAATTAGCCAAGTTCTTGAATGTTAACTATAGGACTGTTATATATCACTTGGAGATACTGGAGAGGAATGGTTTAGTTACTAAGGCTGGTGATGGATATGGTGCACCATATCTAATAAGTGATGAGCTTAATGATAAATGGAGTATTTTAATCAATGTTGTTAGGATTATTGGTTTAAAGGATTCTGGGGGTGATGAGTAA
- the coaBC gene encoding bifunctional phosphopantothenoylcysteine decarboxylase/phosphopantothenate--cysteine ligase CoaBC, which produces MSENVETIRGSLSKLLDGKRIVLTITGGVSIYRIPDVARGLIRHGAFVTVFMSKTASRLLNPLIMQWATGNSPLTELSGYAEHVNICANSDVIVTAPATANLIGKVAGGITDSPVSLCLTVAMGAGKPILMVPAMNLNMWSNPIVKGNVEKLRNLGVNFIEPVIEEGKAKIPPTDEIIESTIDLTSPKNMSGLRVLVTSGPTREYIDDVKYITTPSSGLTGYYIAREAAARGAEVYVISGPVNIRYPSSIKVINVTSVLDMRDAVINLLKSRQIHMAIFAAAPLDFYVRDRVKGKLSSDVENVAITLVKAPKIINDAKAASPSTVVVGYKAEVNVGEDDLLRRALNRMKEGSWDMVIAHDVFELGFGTMMDTYHIIDKKGSHVKIGPAHKRELARVILDKALNMIKV; this is translated from the coding sequence GTGAGTGAGAATGTTGAGACCATTAGAGGCAGCTTAAGTAAATTACTTGACGGTAAGAGAATAGTACTAACTATCACTGGTGGTGTATCAATATACAGGATACCTGACGTTGCAAGGGGATTAATTAGGCATGGAGCATTCGTGACTGTTTTCATGAGTAAGACCGCCTCAAGACTATTAAACCCACTAATAATGCAGTGGGCCACTGGCAATAGTCCATTGACAGAGTTAAGTGGTTACGCTGAGCATGTCAACATATGCGCCAACTCTGATGTAATTGTAACAGCGCCAGCGACAGCTAACCTAATAGGTAAGGTTGCCGGTGGTATAACTGATTCACCAGTATCACTATGCTTAACAGTTGCTATGGGTGCTGGTAAGCCAATACTAATGGTTCCAGCCATGAACCTCAACATGTGGAGTAACCCAATTGTAAAAGGTAATGTGGAGAAATTAAGAAATCTTGGCGTAAACTTCATTGAGCCAGTTATTGAGGAAGGTAAGGCCAAAATACCGCCTACTGATGAAATTATTGAATCCACCATAGATTTAACATCACCTAAAAACATGAGTGGATTAAGGGTATTAGTTACATCAGGTCCAACCAGGGAATACATAGATGATGTTAAGTATATTACTACACCAAGTAGTGGATTAACTGGTTATTACATTGCTAGAGAGGCTGCTGCAAGGGGTGCTGAGGTTTATGTAATATCAGGGCCAGTTAACATAAGGTATCCAAGCAGTATCAAGGTTATTAATGTAACAAGTGTATTAGATATGCGTGATGCCGTAATAAATTTATTGAAGAGTAGGCAAATACATATGGCAATTTTCGCCGCTGCGCCATTAGACTTCTACGTTAGGGATAGGGTTAAGGGTAAGTTAAGCAGTGATGTTGAGAATGTTGCAATTACCCTGGTTAAGGCACCCAAGATTATTAATGACGCTAAGGCTGCCTCCCCAAGTACAGTAGTTGTGGGTTATAAGGCTGAGGTTAATGTGGGTGAAGATGACTTATTAAGAAGGGCATTAAATAGGATGAAGGAAGGATCATGGGATATGGTTATTGCACATGATGTATTTGAATTAGGCTTTGGTACAATGATGGATACTTACCACATTATTGATAAAAAGGGATCCCACGTGAAGATTGGTCCAGCGCATAAAAGGGAGTTAGCTAGGGTAATTCTTGATAAGGCATTGAATATGATTAAGGTATAA
- a CDS encoding cation:proton antiporter encodes MISTDGVLITLALIILIGYVGDYLFRLTRVPEAVILMLIGVLLVPIGHVIPVKYVTLLRDLAPLFGDIALVMIMFDGGRRISFRTPISSSGLGLALATLDVAIPSVLLAVVMYSFFNWPLVYGAILGAILGETTTTVIVPLATRLVINDETYNTIVIEATFNSVVSILFFYLLTILLTGHFSILSYTRYVISYFSIAVFLGLIAGMLWLLALNWIRSTKAYVVTIGIAFLLYGIVDLLGGAAVVAVLIFAVIIGNHEVISEYMGLRLNISEERLNIVESELEFLVRTFFYVLIGMISIISLYYALLALVVTGVLLAIRYIEIFSVVRDSKASNLLFALAPRGLTAAVLASIFLNMNYQPYSSYIFLVTFMVIIFTNIVSSGLLSIMVKASVKSEEQKVE; translated from the coding sequence ATGATAAGTACTGACGGCGTATTAATAACGCTCGCATTAATCATCTTGATTGGTTACGTTGGAGATTACCTATTCAGGTTAACTAGGGTACCTGAGGCAGTAATATTAATGCTCATAGGTGTATTACTCGTACCCATTGGACATGTTATCCCCGTGAAGTATGTTACGTTACTTAGGGATTTAGCCCCCCTCTTTGGTGATATAGCCCTAGTAATGATAATGTTTGATGGTGGACGTAGGATAAGCTTCAGGACCCCAATATCATCAAGTGGCCTTGGTTTAGCATTAGCAACCCTAGATGTAGCCATACCATCCGTACTCTTAGCCGTTGTAATGTACTCCTTCTTCAACTGGCCTCTTGTGTACGGTGCAATACTAGGCGCAATACTAGGTGAAACAACCACAACCGTTATTGTACCATTAGCCACTAGGTTAGTTATAAATGATGAAACTTACAATACCATAGTTATAGAGGCTACGTTTAACTCAGTTGTATCCATTCTATTCTTTTACCTCCTAACCATACTTCTAACAGGGCATTTCTCAATCTTATCCTATACTAGGTATGTTATATCCTACTTCAGTATTGCAGTATTCCTAGGCTTAATCGCAGGCATGCTGTGGTTACTGGCGTTAAACTGGATTAGGAGTACTAAGGCTTATGTGGTTACAATAGGGATAGCCTTCCTACTCTATGGTATAGTTGACTTACTAGGCGGTGCAGCAGTTGTTGCTGTCCTCATATTTGCAGTAATCATAGGTAATCACGAAGTCATAAGTGAATACATGGGGTTAAGGCTCAACATCAGTGAAGAGAGACTTAACATAGTTGAGAGCGAGTTGGAGTTCCTAGTTAGGACATTCTTCTACGTCCTAATAGGCATGATCTCAATAATATCACTATACTATGCGCTTTTAGCATTAGTGGTCACTGGGGTTCTCTTAGCCATTAGGTACATTGAAATATTCTCAGTAGTTAGGGATAGTAAAGCATCTAATTTACTATTTGCCCTAGCTCCAAGGGGTTTAACGGCGGCGGTATTGGCCAGTATATTCCTTAACATGAATTATCAACCATACTCAAGCTACATATTTCTAGTAACCTTCATGGTCATAATATTCACTAATATTGTCTCAAGTGGGTTACTATCAATTATGGTTAAGGCATCAGTGAAGAGTGAGGAGCAAAAAGTAGAGTAA
- a CDS encoding histone family protein — protein MPEIPLAPIERIFKKAGAERVGEDAVIALRDVLENVAYEVSVKSIELAKHAGRKTVSADDVKAVVRIFRCINLS, from the coding sequence ATGCCTGAAATACCACTAGCTCCCATAGAGAGAATCTTCAAAAAAGCAGGAGCAGAGAGAGTCGGAGAGGATGCAGTGATTGCGTTAAGGGATGTGCTTGAGAACGTAGCTTACGAAGTTTCAGTTAAGAGCATTGAACTGGCGAAGCATGCTGGTAGAAAAACAGTAAGCGCGGATGACGTTAAGGCTGTTGTAAGGATTTTCAGGTGCATTAACTTATCATGA
- a CDS encoding SAM-dependent methyltransferase: MNVKVPYVPTPTSVAMEIIRRAKPQPGEVIVDAGAGECNIVIEAARIFELIGLGVERDPVLVKRCLEKINAEGLRGRVYVVWGDIFQFNYSIADIVYLYLGTDVNKELAPILFNTLKRGARVVSHDFEIPGYRPVESGSVKGPLREHRYYLYIKT; the protein is encoded by the coding sequence ATGAACGTTAAGGTACCCTACGTACCAACCCCAACGTCGGTAGCCATGGAGATTATTAGACGGGCTAAACCACAGCCGGGTGAAGTAATTGTTGATGCTGGAGCAGGGGAGTGTAACATTGTCATTGAGGCCGCAAGAATATTTGAATTAATCGGATTAGGTGTGGAGAGGGATCCAGTACTCGTTAAGAGGTGCCTTGAGAAGATTAATGCGGAGGGCTTACGTGGGAGAGTCTACGTTGTATGGGGTGATATCTTTCAATTTAATTACTCAATAGCCGACATAGTTTACCTGTACCTAGGAACTGATGTTAATAAGGAGCTTGCGCCCATACTGTTCAACACACTTAAGAGGGGAGCGAGGGTAGTCTCTCATGATTTTGAAATACCAGGTTATAGGCCTGTTGAGTCAGGTTCAGTAAAGGGGCCCTTAAGGGAACATAGGTACTACCTGTATATTAAAACCTAG
- a CDS encoding ERCC4 domain-containing protein produces the protein MDSREHETAQAVISALKELGCSVLVSTLTVGDYVVSSEVAVERKRTMDLINSIIDGRLFQQASNLIESYQEPYIIIEGDLWSTVSMRGISRGALIGALVKVSRSGLRILWARDERDTAQALYSLALASPGLIKISNRRKSESTSYMQVSLLSSLPGIGVKRAVKLLKIYGTPLNALNNYRQWPIKLSGLSSSSMLMIRRILESKFNGED, from the coding sequence GTGGATTCGAGGGAGCATGAGACTGCTCAAGCAGTTATAAGTGCTTTAAAGGAGCTTGGATGCAGTGTGCTAGTATCCACTTTAACTGTTGGTGATTACGTGGTTTCAAGCGAGGTTGCTGTGGAGCGTAAGAGGACTATGGATTTAATTAACTCTATTATTGACGGTAGGTTATTTCAGCAGGCCAGTAACCTAATTGAGTCTTACCAAGAACCCTACATAATCATCGAGGGTGACTTATGGTCGACAGTATCGATGAGGGGCATTAGTAGGGGTGCGTTAATTGGAGCCTTAGTTAAGGTAAGTAGGAGTGGGCTTAGGATCCTTTGGGCCAGGGATGAGCGGGATACAGCTCAGGCACTTTACTCCCTTGCATTGGCGTCACCCGGCTTAATTAAGATAAGTAATAGGAGGAAGAGTGAATCAACCAGTTATATGCAGGTTTCCCTACTTTCATCATTACCAGGAATAGGGGTTAAGAGAGCAGTCAAGTTACTTAAAATCTATGGAACACCATTGAATGCGTTAAATAACTATAGGCAGTGGCCCATTAAGCTAAGTGGGCTTTCATCCTCAAGTATGTTGATGATTAGGAGGATTCTAGAATCAAAATTCAACGGTGAGGATTAG
- the rpl12p gene encoding 50S ribosomal protein P1, which produces MEYVYAALLLHYAKQPITEDNVTKILQSAGIQVDEVKVKALVSAVKEVNIDEAIKTAAAVPVTAPSAAPQAAPQAAEAKPAEAKAEEKKAEEKKEEETLESLASLFG; this is translated from the coding sequence ATGGAGTACGTGTATGCAGCATTACTACTGCACTACGCAAAGCAACCAATAACGGAGGATAATGTAACTAAGATACTTCAATCAGCAGGTATACAGGTAGATGAAGTTAAGGTTAAGGCCCTAGTCTCAGCAGTAAAGGAGGTTAACATAGATGAGGCAATAAAGACAGCGGCGGCAGTACCAGTTACTGCACCATCAGCTGCCCCACAGGCAGCACCTCAGGCAGCCGAGGCTAAGCCGGCTGAGGCTAAGGCAGAGGAGAAGAAGGCTGAGGAGAAGAAGGAGGAGGAAACATTGGAGAGCCTTGCCTCACTATTCGGTTAA
- a CDS encoding 2-oxoacid:acceptor oxidoreductase family protein, which produces MQMLISDTRELIILGRGGQGGVTAARIIVSAAAKDGKWGQAIPEFGAERRGAIVKSYARISSKPIITHSGVKKADVLLILSPDILKLVNISELMKGQDSVIVINSPTAVRTGYRTYWVDATGISEKLGLVMAGWHIVSTPILGAFVRATDLVTLDSVISSISEFIGRGDYVKLNIDAVKMGYSMVKGD; this is translated from the coding sequence ATGCAGATGCTAATTAGTGATACTAGGGAATTAATAATACTCGGTAGAGGAGGCCAAGGTGGGGTAACTGCCGCTAGAATAATAGTGTCCGCAGCCGCTAAGGATGGTAAATGGGGCCAAGCAATACCGGAATTCGGCGCTGAGAGGAGGGGGGCTATTGTTAAGTCTTATGCGAGAATATCAAGTAAACCAATAATTACCCATAGTGGAGTAAAGAAGGCTGACGTACTATTAATCCTATCACCAGATATATTGAAGCTTGTTAACATTAGTGAATTAATGAAGGGACAGGACTCAGTCATAGTAATTAATTCACCCACAGCGGTGAGGACAGGCTACAGGACATATTGGGTTGATGCGACTGGGATAAGTGAGAAGTTAGGCTTAGTAATGGCTGGTTGGCACATAGTGAGTACACCAATATTGGGCGCATTCGTTAGGGCTACTGACTTAGTTACATTGGATTCGGTGATATCATCAATAAGCGAATTTATTGGGAGAGGCGACTACGTTAAATTGAACATTGATGCTGTAAAGATGGGGTATAGTATGGTTAAGGGTGATTAA
- a CDS encoding 4Fe-4S binding protein, whose protein sequence is MGAGGKTGTWRIRKPIVNLDKCIKCGLCWLYCPENSIDWLEDKTVSINYDYCKGCGICVDVCPVKAITMIDERVV, encoded by the coding sequence ATGGGTGCTGGCGGTAAGACAGGGACATGGAGGATACGTAAGCCTATTGTTAACCTGGATAAGTGCATTAAATGCGGCCTATGCTGGCTTTATTGCCCAGAAAACTCAATAGATTGGCTTGAGGATAAGACCGTGAGTATTAATTATGATTACTGTAAGGGTTGTGGTATATGTGTTGATGTTTGTCCAGTTAAGGCGATTACAATGATTGACGAGCGGGTGGTTTAA
- a CDS encoding pyruvate ferredoxin oxidoreductase, translating to MINQQNVISRGVRKIMVGDHAVAEAVKMARVNVVSAYPITPQTLIVEKLSEIIDKGELKADFIRVESEFAALASVYGASAAGARAFTATSSHGLFYMYEMLWWAAASRLPLVMAVVTRTLGPPWNIHDEHTDLLAIRDSGWIIGMASSVQEVFDMTLTAFRISEDERVLLPVAVGLDGFVLSHTTEPIYVPYQEDVDAWLPPRNPKVPYVIEPGGEPITLGNLPKSDLYHELHKAYMDESMSEAKRVIAEAYNEYGKLTGKDYEPLVECYRCSDAKYLAVTMGAWSGDAEVAIDELRNEGYQVGLIRIRYIRPFPDDEVSERVNGVRGVIVFDRDYSMGFGGILAGELMGLVPSNVSFKGVVAGLAGVDVSPGEFRTIIRDFINETEANGIMRIRKWWYIPNTNGGD from the coding sequence GTGATCAATCAGCAGAATGTAATTAGTAGAGGGGTTAGGAAAATAATGGTTGGTGATCATGCGGTTGCCGAGGCTGTTAAGATGGCTAGGGTAAACGTGGTTTCAGCATACCCAATAACACCCCAGACGCTAATAGTTGAGAAGTTAAGTGAGATTATTGATAAGGGTGAGTTAAAGGCAGACTTCATAAGGGTTGAAAGTGAATTCGCAGCCTTAGCATCAGTATACGGAGCATCAGCCGCAGGTGCAAGAGCCTTCACTGCTACTTCAAGCCATGGGTTATTCTACATGTATGAGATGCTTTGGTGGGCTGCAGCATCAAGACTACCACTAGTCATGGCTGTGGTGACTAGGACACTTGGACCACCGTGGAACATTCATGATGAACACACTGACCTATTAGCAATAAGGGATAGTGGATGGATTATAGGTATGGCATCAAGTGTACAGGAGGTTTTCGACATGACCCTTACGGCTTTTAGGATAAGTGAGGATGAGAGGGTACTATTACCAGTTGCAGTGGGGCTTGATGGATTCGTGTTAAGCCATACCACCGAACCCATTTACGTCCCCTACCAGGAGGATGTGGATGCTTGGTTACCGCCAAGGAACCCTAAGGTACCTTACGTTATTGAACCTGGTGGTGAACCAATAACGCTAGGTAACTTACCTAAGTCTGACTTATACCATGAGTTACATAAGGCTTATATGGATGAGTCAATGAGTGAGGCTAAGAGAGTCATAGCTGAGGCATATAATGAATACGGTAAGTTAACCGGGAAGGATTATGAACCATTAGTTGAATGCTATAGGTGCAGTGACGCTAAGTACCTTGCAGTAACCATGGGTGCGTGGAGTGGGGATGCTGAGGTTGCTATTGATGAGTTAAGGAATGAAGGATACCAGGTGGGGCTTATTAGAATCAGGTACATTAGGCCATTCCCTGATGATGAGGTTTCAGAACGCGTCAACGGGGTTAGGGGGGTTATAGTGTTTGATAGGGATTATTCAATGGGCTTTGGAGGAATATTGGCAGGTGAATTAATGGGCTTAGTGCCGAGTAATGTATCATTTAAGGGTGTTGTAGCAGGCCTAGCTGGTGTTGATGTATCACCTGGTGAATTCCGTACCATTATAAGGGACTTCATTAATGAAACTGAAGCTAATGGTATCATGAGGATTAGGAAGTGGTGGTACATACCTAACACTAATGGGGGTGATTAA
- a CDS encoding 3-methyl-2-oxobutanoate dehydrogenase subunit beta has protein sequence MVTMSELHKYGRTKVIMPGTAACPGCPLQIGLRQLIMALDGKLTLIIPAGCSSVIPGVAPYTSFTVPVIHVPFASSPSVASGLVRALRARGIDGHVVVWAGDGATADIGFAALSGAAYRNEDIIYVLADNEAYMNTGIQASGTTPQKAWTTTSPRGKTEGKKNVALIMLMHKIPYVATASIAYPIDFIDKVRRAASIKGFKFIHLHAPCPPGWKFPDDYTVKVARLAVETGVWVLWEYYQGKLTISPPSAPYRDKQRRKPIEEYLRIQGRFAHLSKDDINEIKAMVDQEWDTLMNLVNALNYHA, from the coding sequence ATGGTGACTATGAGTGAACTCCACAAATACGGTAGGACTAAGGTAATAATGCCTGGTACAGCGGCATGCCCAGGTTGCCCACTTCAAATAGGCTTGAGGCAACTAATCATGGCGCTGGATGGTAAGTTAACCCTTATCATACCGGCCGGGTGCTCAAGCGTAATACCTGGCGTGGCACCATACACATCATTCACAGTACCTGTTATACACGTGCCCTTTGCCTCAAGTCCTTCCGTAGCTAGTGGTTTAGTTAGGGCGCTTAGAGCTAGAGGTATTGATGGCCACGTGGTTGTTTGGGCTGGTGACGGGGCAACGGCCGACATAGGTTTCGCAGCCTTAAGTGGAGCTGCCTACAGGAATGAGGACATTATTTACGTTCTAGCAGATAATGAGGCATACATGAATACTGGTATCCAGGCCAGTGGAACTACGCCCCAGAAGGCTTGGACTACAACATCCCCAAGGGGGAAGACTGAGGGAAAGAAGAACGTTGCATTAATCATGCTTATGCATAAGATACCCTACGTAGCTACAGCTAGTATAGCTTACCCAATAGACTTCATTGATAAGGTCAGAAGAGCAGCTTCAATAAAGGGTTTCAAGTTCATACACCTTCATGCGCCATGCCCTCCAGGCTGGAAGTTCCCTGACGATTACACAGTTAAGGTGGCTAGGTTAGCCGTGGAGACTGGGGTGTGGGTGCTTTGGGAGTATTACCAAGGTAAGTTAACCATTAGTCCACCCAGCGCTCCGTATAGGGATAAGCAGAGGCGTAAGCCTATTGAGGAGTACCTTCGTATACAGGGTCGTTTCGCCCACTTGAGTAAGGATGATATTAATGAGATTAAGGCCATGGTTGATCAGGAGTGGGATACGTTAATGAACCTAGTTAACGCGCTTAATTACCATGCTTAG
- a CDS encoding glucose 1-dehydrogenase gives MKAIVVKPPKPGVEIRDLSQVVRHGSGTVKVRILENGICGTDREIVRGELSTARPPEGRDWLVLGHEALGIVEDSSDPRFKPGDLVMPINRRSYHGKCPNCLIGRPDFCEANEFVEAGIIGMDGFMVEYWYDDPKYLVKVPKNLADIAIMAQPLSDLEKSVEEILNVQRRLIWTCDDGTYNCRRGIVFGTGSTGILISLLLKTVGFEVYVANRRDPLENEAKITEEAGITYYNYSKDGLDKLKAMGFDLVVDTTGASASLIGHEVEMLKPNGILGLFGFPAEGELTLRYDVIQRFIYKSNAIVGLINGQKPHFQQALAHLAQWKSIWPTVANSLISRIVDVNDDKELMQVLNHKEKGEIKVKIRWS, from the coding sequence ATGAAAGCTATCGTGGTTAAGCCCCCGAAACCTGGGGTGGAAATTAGGGATTTAAGTCAAGTAGTTAGGCATGGTTCGGGTACTGTTAAGGTGAGGATTCTTGAAAATGGCATATGTGGTACTGATCGTGAGATAGTGAGAGGTGAGTTATCCACAGCTAGACCACCGGAGGGTAGGGATTGGCTTGTCCTGGGCCATGAGGCCTTAGGTATTGTTGAAGATTCAAGTGACCCAAGGTTTAAGCCAGGTGACTTAGTGATGCCCATTAATAGGAGGAGTTACCATGGTAAGTGCCCTAACTGCCTTATAGGTAGGCCAGATTTCTGCGAAGCCAATGAGTTTGTTGAGGCGGGTATTATAGGAATGGATGGTTTTATGGTTGAGTACTGGTATGATGATCCAAAGTACTTGGTTAAGGTGCCTAAGAACTTAGCTGATATAGCAATAATGGCTCAACCCCTCTCAGATCTTGAGAAGTCCGTAGAGGAGATACTTAATGTTCAGAGGAGGTTAATTTGGACTTGCGATGATGGAACCTATAATTGCAGAAGGGGCATAGTCTTCGGCACAGGCTCCACTGGAATATTAATTTCACTACTGCTTAAAACAGTGGGGTTTGAGGTGTATGTTGCTAATAGGAGGGATCCGCTTGAGAATGAGGCTAAGATAACTGAGGAGGCTGGTATAACTTACTATAATTACTCTAAGGATGGTTTAGATAAGCTTAAGGCAATGGGCTTTGACCTAGTTGTAGACACTACTGGTGCTTCCGCATCATTGATTGGGCATGAAGTTGAGATGCTTAAGCCAAATGGCATATTAGGCCTATTCGGCTTCCCAGCTGAGGGGGAGTTAACGTTAAGGTATGATGTCATACAAAGGTTCATCTATAAATCCAATGCAATAGTAGGCCTAATAAATGGGCAAAAGCCCCACTTCCAACAAGCTCTTGCCCACCTAGCCCAGTGGAAGTCCATTTGGCCTACTGTGGCTAACTCTTTAATATCGAGGATAGTTGACGTTAATGATGATAAGGAGCTAATGCAGGTTCTTAACCATAAGGAGAAGGGGGAGATAAAGGTTAAGATAAGGTGGAGTTAA
- a CDS encoding DHH family phosphoesterase: MISELKKLIETSQRIILATHRNPDLDSLASALLFRDYLNSLGKLSCLANNCNADKEAKQVLNRLGITLDCSQTCTCGDLTIMFDVANKAQLEVEICQGSRVVVFDHHEVRGIRGDLEFINPESPSTVEVVINALREMGYTPSELMVKLTLAAILSETNRFSRATQGTFETVAWLLKVSGVNYRDALALLVRELDDSAKIALIKGSIRLIPYRAGSMIVCVTNVNAYEGLVAGKLLDIGCDAVFVVSDHGDELRVIARSRSINVAVILSKIAEELGGEGGGHEGAGMLVTKEKQPYVKVLNLIISKLEDLLGERLREIK; this comes from the coding sequence GTGATAAGTGAACTTAAGAAGTTAATTGAGACTTCGCAAAGAATAATACTAGCAACGCATAGGAACCCTGACTTAGATTCGCTTGCTTCAGCGTTATTATTCAGGGATTACTTAAATAGTCTAGGTAAGTTAAGCTGCCTTGCTAACAATTGTAATGCTGATAAGGAGGCTAAGCAAGTGCTTAACAGGCTAGGTATTACGCTTGATTGTTCTCAAACCTGTACCTGCGGTGACTTAACAATAATGTTTGATGTGGCGAATAAGGCTCAATTGGAAGTTGAAATATGCCAGGGTAGCAGGGTAGTAGTGTTTGATCATCATGAGGTTAGGGGGATTAGGGGTGACCTAGAGTTCATTAATCCTGAATCACCATCAACAGTCGAAGTGGTAATCAATGCCTTGAGGGAGATGGGTTACACGCCCAGTGAATTAATGGTTAAGTTAACCTTAGCGGCCATATTAAGTGAAACAAATAGGTTTAGTAGAGCTACTCAGGGAACCTTTGAAACAGTGGCCTGGTTACTTAAGGTTAGTGGAGTTAATTACAGGGATGCCTTAGCGTTACTAGTTAGGGAACTCGATGACTCCGCTAAAATAGCCCTAATTAAGGGTTCAATAAGGCTTATACCATATAGGGCTGGGTCAATGATAGTTTGTGTAACTAATGTAAACGCCTACGAAGGCTTAGTTGCCGGTAAGCTCCTTGATATTGGCTGCGATGCTGTCTTCGTAGTGTCTGACCACGGTGATGAATTAAGGGTTATTGCAAGGTCAAGGTCAATTAACGTTGCCGTAATTCTAAGTAAAATAGCCGAGGAATTGGGTGGTGAAGGTGGTGGTCATGAGGGTGCAGGTATGTTAGTGACTAAGGAAAAGCAACCATACGTTAAGGTTCTCAACTTAATAATAAGCAAACTTGAGGACTTATTAGGTGAGAGACTTAGGGAAATAAAGTGA
- a CDS encoding Mrp/NBP35 family ATP-binding protein: MSNKSNINVKVQQPQKQQIKLGFGAGNVKLKFAVMSGKGGVGKSLVTASLAVGFALRGLKVGILDADIYGPTIPKLLGLVGSPLYYDDKRDLIIPATGPLNIKVVSIDFLLPSEDSAVIWRGALVTKAIEDFLSKVDWGDLDVMMIDLPPGTGDAPLTIAQALSGQLTGSIIVSAPGDVSGRIVKKAIDFSRKVKVPVIGVIENMCCFTCPDTGKTYYVFGEPEGKRIAEEANVPFLGEIPLDPRISEANNTGTPFLLKYPDIEASKNLMVIIDSLIGRFKGELSKQAKREIRLMKLPGEEESSSEDSEEGRQ; the protein is encoded by the coding sequence ATGAGTAATAAATCTAATATTAACGTTAAGGTTCAGCAACCCCAGAAGCAGCAGATTAAGTTGGGCTTCGGTGCAGGTAACGTTAAGCTTAAGTTCGCGGTCATGAGCGGTAAGGGTGGGGTTGGTAAGAGCCTTGTTACTGCTTCATTAGCGGTTGGCTTCGCCCTGAGGGGGTTAAAGGTTGGGATTCTTGATGCTGATATTTATGGGCCTACAATACCTAAGCTACTGGGGCTTGTGGGTAGTCCACTTTACTACGATGATAAGAGGGATTTAATAATACCGGCCACTGGCCCGTTGAACATTAAGGTTGTGTCGATAGATTTCCTACTTCCAAGTGAAGACTCAGCTGTAATATGGAGAGGGGCCTTGGTAACTAAAGCTATTGAGGATTTCCTCTCTAAGGTGGATTGGGGTGACTTAGATGTAATGATGATTGATTTACCTCCAGGTACTGGTGATGCACCATTAACCATAGCTCAAGCCCTCAGTGGTCAATTAACAGGTAGCATAATTGTATCCGCTCCAGGGGATGTTTCAGGTAGAATAGTTAAGAAGGCTATTGACTTCTCTAGGAAGGTTAAAGTACCTGTGATTGGTGTTATTGAGAACATGTGTTGCTTCACTTGCCCAGACACAGGCAAGACATATTACGTATTTGGTGAACCTGAGGGGAAACGAATAGCCGAGGAGGCTAATGTACCATTCCTAGGCGAGATACCTCTTGATCCACGCATAAGCGAGGCTAATAATACAGGAACTCCCTTCCTGCTGAAGTACCCTGATATTGAAGCTTCTAAGAACCTAATGGTTATAATTGATTCACTCATAGGTAGATTTAAAGGTGAGTTAAGTAAGCAGGCAAAGAGGGAGATAAGGTTAATGAAGCTACCTGGCGAGGAGGAATCCTCAAGTGAAGATAGTGAGGAGGGTAGGCAGTAA